In Natrinema amylolyticum, the following are encoded in one genomic region:
- a CDS encoding DUF7289 family protein, translating into MGSRRDGGAVIPSKRGVTAVIGLVLLIGMVATVSVGILLVAGDTMTSAEQRSENERVQQSFVEMSQQMSTVSSNNDISRTMEFDAGERGAIVKTDTGTINISGPGFDNTITIPIGAVEYEGDDGTRISYQAGGVFRETGNETRVVSAPPVYYDSRDNTFSFPITEVNDDAQLGSGEVRMSHENTSSYENVTYIEQSTVTIEITSEYCVGWETYFQGQTANAEGQAITERCGNDDTMIVELGRTEVEGDFSQAVYAGGGGIELGHNNAEIDGNVTTDGEVHGSGNVTGDEIEENQEPIPSFDSVIESKVEDAERGEGEPIDLGDNETTLEGGTTYYDPDGFDLQDDVTVDLDDGNVTLIVDGDMGFTDNDLTVDTTGAEDNTSFQVFATGNMSMDNQEVCVNGCDYNSGDSKSLQIYGTSSMLVHVGTGNSKFEGILYAPRDESYAESEGIDHCSHDVNGTEPDVCIDGGGGAAQIYGTIMAGPMYVDNNFEIEHDESLTGFEPDVRHGVLPPRLTYLSIAVHELDVRNS; encoded by the coding sequence ATGGGTTCACGACGCGATGGCGGAGCAGTTATACCGTCGAAACGGGGGGTAACTGCAGTAATCGGCCTCGTTCTCTTGATCGGGATGGTCGCGACCGTCAGCGTCGGTATCCTTCTCGTCGCGGGGGACACGATGACCAGTGCAGAACAGCGCTCGGAGAACGAACGCGTCCAGCAATCGTTCGTCGAGATGAGCCAGCAGATGTCGACGGTCTCGTCGAACAACGATATCTCCCGGACGATGGAGTTCGACGCCGGTGAACGCGGTGCAATCGTCAAGACGGATACCGGCACGATCAATATTTCCGGTCCGGGATTCGATAACACGATCACGATTCCGATTGGGGCTGTCGAGTACGAGGGCGACGACGGGACCCGCATATCCTATCAAGCGGGCGGTGTCTTCCGCGAGACCGGCAACGAAACGCGGGTCGTCTCCGCTCCGCCGGTGTACTACGACAGCAGGGATAATACGTTCTCGTTCCCGATTACCGAAGTTAACGACGATGCACAACTCGGTTCGGGCGAGGTGCGAATGTCCCATGAGAATACATCATCTTACGAAAATGTAACGTACATCGAACAGAGCACCGTGACGATCGAAATCACGAGCGAGTACTGCGTCGGCTGGGAGACGTACTTCCAAGGCCAGACCGCAAACGCAGAGGGGCAAGCGATCACGGAGCGGTGCGGAAACGATGACACGATGATCGTGGAACTCGGCCGGACCGAGGTCGAAGGCGACTTCAGTCAGGCGGTGTACGCCGGTGGCGGCGGGATCGAACTCGGCCACAACAACGCCGAGATCGACGGGAACGTCACGACCGACGGCGAGGTCCACGGGTCGGGCAATGTCACTGGAGACGAAATAGAAGAGAACCAGGAGCCGATTCCGTCGTTCGATAGCGTGATCGAGTCGAAGGTCGAAGACGCCGAGCGAGGAGAGGGCGAACCGATCGACCTCGGCGACAACGAGACGACGCTCGAGGGCGGAACGACCTACTACGATCCGGACGGATTCGACCTTCAGGACGATGTTACCGTCGATCTAGACGATGGAAACGTGACGCTCATCGTCGACGGTGATATGGGATTCACCGATAACGATCTCACGGTGGACACAACCGGTGCCGAAGATAATACCTCGTTCCAGGTGTTCGCGACCGGGAACATGTCCATGGATAACCAAGAAGTGTGTGTCAACGGCTGTGATTACAACTCGGGAGACTCCAAATCCCTGCAGATATACGGAACGTCGTCGATGCTCGTCCACGTCGGGACCGGGAACTCGAAATTCGAAGGGATCCTGTACGCTCCGCGTGACGAGAGCTATGCCGAGTCAGAGGGAATCGATCACTGTAGTCACGATGTGAACGGAACGGAACCGGACGTCTGTATCGACGGCGGTGGCGGGGCGGCCCAGATATACGGGACCATCATGGCGGGGCCGATGTACGTAGACAATAATTTCGAAATCGAACACGACGAGTCACTCACCGGTTTCGAACCGGACGTTCGACACGGCGTTTTGCCGCCGCGACTGACGTACCTCTCGATCGCGGTCCACGAACTCGACGTCAGAAATAGCTGA
- a CDS encoding adenylate kinase yields MAQPRILILGAPGAGKGTQSAKITEEFDVDHITTGDALRNNKEMDISDMDTEYDTPGEYMDQGELVPDEVVNAIVDEALSQADGFVLDGYPRNIEQAEELEDMTDLDVVLYLDVGEEELVHRLTGRRMDPDTGDIYHVEYNPPEDPEVEERLVQRDDDTEETVRERLSVFHENTEPVIEYYEEQGDLERIDGEQAPDDVWEDVKETIEDAA; encoded by the coding sequence ATGGCACAGCCACGAATCCTGATCCTGGGTGCGCCCGGGGCGGGAAAGGGGACCCAGAGTGCAAAGATCACCGAAGAGTTCGACGTCGACCACATCACCACTGGTGACGCGCTCCGGAACAACAAGGAGATGGACATCTCCGACATGGACACCGAGTACGACACGCCGGGCGAGTACATGGACCAGGGCGAACTCGTCCCCGACGAGGTCGTCAACGCCATCGTCGACGAAGCGCTCAGTCAAGCCGACGGCTTCGTCCTCGATGGCTATCCGCGGAACATAGAGCAGGCCGAGGAACTCGAGGACATGACCGACCTCGACGTCGTCCTCTACCTCGACGTCGGCGAGGAGGAACTCGTCCACCGGCTAACGGGCCGTCGGATGGATCCCGACACGGGCGACATCTACCACGTCGAGTACAACCCGCCCGAGGACCCCGAGGTCGAGGAGCGACTGGTCCAGCGGGACGACGACACCGAAGAGACGGTCAGAGAGCGGCTCTCAGTCTTCCACGAGAACACCGAGCCAGTTATCGAGTACTACGAGGAACAGGGCGACCTCGAGCGAATCGACGGTGAGCAGGCTCCCGATGATGTGTGGGAAGACGTGAAGGAAACGATCGAAGACGCCGCGTAA